Proteins from a genomic interval of Calditrichota bacterium:
- a CDS encoding ABC transporter ATP-binding protein: protein MDSLLTLSHVKKYFRLENHPYFPGEKAVLRAVDDVSLTVHQGTVAGLVGESGSGKSTLAKLIVRFYLPDSGTILYKNRSVLSVTPKDQRFLRRDIQMIFQNPYLSFNPRLKIKSALGEVLKTHFSMSSAERDRRMVELLRQVNLPEESLQKYPSQFSGGQQQRLAIARALAVNPNFLVADEPVSSLDVSNQIQLLHLLKTLQQENGLTLLMISHDLRVIHQIAQIVFVMYAGKILERASAHRFFTLPAHPYSQALLAATPKLTESPSPTRLHVAGDPPDLTRPLPACPFAPRCPQAKDVCFSRVPPWQKLVSDHQVWCHFPIT, encoded by the coding sequence GTGGATTCACTCTTGACCCTTTCTCACGTAAAAAAGTATTTCCGTCTCGAAAATCATCCCTATTTTCCCGGGGAAAAAGCCGTCCTTCGGGCGGTGGACGACGTGTCGTTAACGGTGCATCAGGGGACGGTTGCGGGTCTGGTGGGCGAATCGGGAAGTGGAAAATCTACTCTGGCCAAATTAATCGTGCGGTTTTATCTCCCGGATTCGGGGACGATTCTTTACAAAAACAGGTCTGTTTTGTCCGTCACACCCAAAGACCAGCGTTTTCTGCGGCGCGACATACAAATGATCTTTCAAAATCCGTATTTATCATTTAATCCCCGTCTAAAAATAAAATCGGCCCTGGGAGAGGTTCTTAAAACACATTTTTCAATGTCCTCTGCCGAAAGAGACCGGCGCATGGTGGAGCTGCTCCGGCAGGTGAATTTGCCGGAAGAGTCCCTTCAAAAATATCCCTCGCAATTTTCCGGGGGACAGCAACAGCGCCTGGCCATTGCACGCGCCCTGGCGGTAAATCCCAATTTTCTTGTGGCTGACGAACCGGTTTCTTCTCTGGATGTGAGCAATCAAATCCAGCTGCTCCATCTGCTGAAAACACTTCAACAGGAAAACGGGCTGACCCTTTTGATGATCAGCCACGATCTTCGGGTTATTCATCAAATTGCCCAGATTGTTTTCGTCATGTACGCCGGCAAGATCTTGGAAAGGGCCTCCGCTCACCGCTTTTTCACCCTGCCGGCCCATCCGTATTCACAGGCCCTGCTGGCGGCGACCCCCAAATTAACGGAAAGCCCCTCGCCAACACGCCTTCACGTTGCCGGAGATCCTCCGGATTTAACCCGTCCGCTCCCGGCTTGTCCGTTTGCTCCCAGATGCCCGCAGGCAAAGGATGTCTGTTTTTCCCGGGTACCGCCCTGGCAGAAGCTGGTTTCCGACCACCAGGTGTGGTGCCACTTTCCGATTACGTAG
- the trkA gene encoding Trk system potassium transporter TrkA, whose amino-acid sequence MHTIIIGAGQVGSHLAKILSSENHDVVVIDPNPTTCDWIREHMDVQVIQGYGTDIHLLKQAKIDQTNMLLAVSNSDEVNLVACEMAHIYGVPNKIARVRNSHFYVDPPRLSLNEFHVDIAIHPEEETAQEVVRLIKRSTASEVYDFAGGHIQLVGIRLDMQSPLVGKNLIQITQENPDLSFRVTAIFRNNKTIIPTGRDYLLRRDEVFFIAKTDEISKIVALAGKSEARVEKVMILGGGKIGRSTAKFLEKEKAIEIKLIESNPEKTHYVAEQLDRSLVIQGDGRDIDLLGSEGIVEMDAFIALTDDEETNLITALLAKHLGVKRTIVLLNQENYLPIMAPIGIDAAVNTNLITSNVILRFIRQGDVVSVTSIPGLDAEVLEFVAHKSSRIIGSPLKKVKIPEGSIVGAIIRGDEIIIPTGDTIIEPEDKVIVFALPEAISAVEKMFQ is encoded by the coding sequence TTGCATACCATAATTATCGGTGCAGGTCAGGTTGGCTCCCATCTGGCCAAAATACTCTCATCTGAAAATCACGATGTGGTGGTTATTGATCCCAATCCGACCACCTGCGACTGGATTCGGGAGCACATGGATGTTCAGGTCATTCAGGGATATGGCACAGACATTCATCTGCTCAAACAAGCCAAAATCGATCAGACAAACATGCTTTTGGCGGTCTCCAATTCCGATGAAGTCAATCTCGTTGCCTGCGAAATGGCTCATATTTATGGCGTTCCCAACAAGATCGCGCGGGTTCGCAATTCTCATTTTTATGTAGATCCCCCCCGGCTCAGCCTGAATGAATTCCATGTGGATATTGCCATTCATCCCGAAGAAGAAACGGCTCAGGAGGTTGTGCGTCTCATTAAACGGTCCACCGCATCTGAGGTGTATGATTTTGCGGGCGGGCACATTCAATTGGTTGGCATTCGTCTGGATATGCAGTCGCCTCTCGTTGGAAAAAACCTTATTCAGATTACGCAGGAAAATCCTGATCTCTCGTTTCGCGTAACGGCCATTTTTCGAAATAACAAAACGATTATTCCCACAGGAAGGGATTACCTGTTGCGGCGGGACGAGGTTTTTTTCATCGCAAAAACGGATGAAATCTCAAAAATCGTCGCCCTGGCCGGAAAATCGGAAGCCAGGGTCGAAAAGGTGATGATTCTTGGGGGCGGAAAAATCGGGCGCTCCACGGCAAAATTTCTGGAGAAGGAAAAGGCCATTGAAATTAAATTGATTGAATCCAATCCCGAAAAAACTCATTACGTGGCCGAGCAGCTGGATCGGTCGTTGGTAATTCAGGGTGATGGCCGGGACATCGATTTACTGGGCTCCGAGGGCATCGTTGAAATGGACGCCTTCATCGCCCTTACGGACGATGAAGAAACCAATCTGATCACCGCGCTGCTGGCCAAGCACCTGGGCGTTAAGCGAACCATCGTTCTGCTGAATCAGGAAAACTACCTTCCCATCATGGCGCCTATCGGAATCGATGCTGCAGTCAACACCAATCTCATTACATCCAATGTGATTCTGCGGTTCATTCGGCAGGGCGATGTTGTTTCGGTGACCAGTATTCCCGGTTTGGACGCCGAGGTGCTGGAGTTCGTGGCTCACAAATCCTCCAGGATTATCGGATCGCCCCTGAAAAAGGTCAAAATTCCGGAGGGGTCCATTGTCGGGGCTATCATCCGGGGCGATGAGATTATCATCCCCACGGGCGACACGATTATCGAACCCGAGGATAAGGTCATTGTGTTTGCACTTCCCGAAGCCATTTCCGCGGTGGAGAAAATGTTCCAATAA
- a CDS encoding methyltransferase domain-containing protein — MKRPLNRLIWNVKALLYRGLRSFFVYRRIYEAEIRPFKKWLAAEFHPKEKYLDLATGSGDSLKIYPPTLSPVGCDFSFSMLRLLKAKRPVPLVQAEAAELPFRDGVFAGITAIGLAEYISAPGNFLSELSRILGKGGWLAITISQPNVLNLLRNLSGNRLRYDSIRTFSQLAAGQGFQLLQSNKTLFQCQLLFRK, encoded by the coding sequence ATGAAGCGTCCCCTGAATCGGTTAATCTGGAATGTGAAGGCTCTTCTTTACCGGGGATTACGGTCGTTTTTTGTGTACCGCCGGATCTACGAGGCTGAAATTCGCCCGTTTAAAAAGTGGCTGGCCGCCGAATTCCATCCGAAAGAAAAATATCTCGATCTGGCAACAGGAAGCGGCGATTCGCTTAAAATCTATCCTCCGACCCTTTCTCCCGTAGGCTGTGATTTTTCGTTTTCAATGCTTCGGCTGCTGAAGGCAAAAAGGCCTGTTCCGCTGGTTCAGGCAGAAGCAGCGGAACTGCCCTTCCGGGACGGGGTATTTGCGGGGATAACGGCCATTGGACTGGCAGAATACATTTCGGCGCCCGGAAACTTTTTATCGGAGCTCTCCCGCATTCTCGGCAAGGGCGGCTGGCTGGCCATCACCATTTCACAGCCCAATGTGCTCAATCTGCTTCGCAATCTCAGCGGCAATCGTCTTCGTTACGATTCAATTCGTACATTTTCTCAATTGGCGGCCGGACAGGGGTTTCAGCTTCTTCAATCAAACAAAACCCTGTTTCAATGTCAGTTGTTGTTTCGAAAATAG
- the ltaE gene encoding low-specificity L-threonine aldolase, with amino-acid sequence MIDLRSDTVTQPTPDMRDAMATAPVGDDVFGEDPTVNLLQETVARLFAKEAGLFVASGTMGNQVALNAHTQPGDEVICEYNAHIFNYEGGAPALLSGVQLHPIPGTRGVITAAQIEAVIRPDDHHFPHSQVIAIENTHNRAGGTLFPIDEMKRIYTLAQNRNLKVHLDGARIWNASVATGIPLSEYARYADSINVCFSKGLGAPVGSMILGSKDFITRAHRYRKLYGGGMRQAGILAAGALYAVEHNVKRLAEDHRRARMLATALSDLEGIQIDLDAVQTNIVIFEVVSQVIRAGDFVNRCREAGVLMIPFGGNKVRLVTHLHISDDDVARAITIFRDIMSSHK; translated from the coding sequence ATTATCGATTTACGCAGTGATACGGTTACGCAGCCTACCCCGGACATGCGGGACGCTATGGCAACAGCCCCCGTCGGGGATGATGTTTTCGGGGAAGACCCAACGGTCAATCTCCTGCAGGAAACGGTTGCGCGCCTGTTTGCCAAAGAGGCCGGTTTGTTTGTAGCCAGCGGCACCATGGGAAATCAGGTCGCTCTGAATGCTCACACCCAACCCGGCGACGAAGTAATCTGCGAGTACAATGCCCATATTTTTAATTACGAAGGAGGGGCACCGGCCCTGCTTTCGGGGGTACAGCTTCATCCTATTCCCGGCACACGGGGGGTTATCACGGCGGCTCAAATTGAAGCCGTTATCCGCCCGGACGATCACCACTTTCCGCACAGCCAGGTGATTGCCATTGAAAATACGCACAATCGGGCCGGGGGAACTCTGTTTCCGATTGATGAAATGAAAAGAATCTACACGTTGGCCCAAAATCGCAATCTAAAGGTCCATCTGGACGGCGCCAGAATCTGGAATGCCTCTGTCGCAACCGGTATTCCTCTGTCGGAATACGCCCGGTATGCTGATTCCATTAATGTCTGTTTTTCCAAGGGATTAGGTGCACCCGTGGGATCGATGATTCTCGGTTCAAAGGACTTTATTACCCGGGCTCACCGCTACAGAAAATTGTATGGCGGCGGCATGCGTCAGGCGGGAATTCTGGCCGCCGGAGCCCTCTACGCGGTGGAGCACAACGTCAAGCGCCTGGCTGAAGACCACCGCCGTGCCAGAATGCTGGCAACCGCTCTGTCGGATCTGGAAGGAATCCAAATCGATCTGGATGCTGTGCAAACCAATATTGTGATTTTTGAAGTCGTTTCCCAGGTGATACGTGCCGGGGACTTTGTAAACCGGTGCAGGGAGGCCGGCGTGTTGATGATACCCTTCGGGGGTAACAAAGTGCGGCTGGTTACGCACCTCCACATTTCGGATGATGACGTGGCCCGTGCCATTACCATTTTTCGTGACATAATGAGTTCACACAAATAG
- a CDS encoding DUF84 family protein has product MDELRVAVGSTRPAKVRAAKEAFEQVSPFLIGKEMALRLETHSVSSDVPDMPTSLEELMRGAKNRARNLQELGIEADFYVGLEGGFFRQAAGEGEPVQTFLQGWAFVTNGTIGSFGASYCAPVPEALARAVYVDHLELGQIIDEFSGARNVRDNQGAFGIFTLNFLSRADSFRTALIAALAPFYNALPYTKHLH; this is encoded by the coding sequence ATGGATGAATTGCGTGTGGCCGTGGGTTCCACCCGTCCGGCAAAGGTTCGCGCAGCAAAAGAGGCCTTTGAACAGGTGAGCCCCTTTCTGATAGGCAAAGAGATGGCGCTTCGGCTGGAAACCCATTCTGTTTCGAGCGATGTTCCCGACATGCCAACCTCTCTGGAGGAACTGATGCGGGGAGCCAAAAACCGGGCACGCAATCTCCAAGAATTGGGAATTGAGGCCGATTTTTACGTGGGCCTGGAAGGCGGTTTTTTTCGTCAGGCCGCGGGAGAGGGTGAGCCCGTCCAAACCTTTCTGCAGGGCTGGGCTTTTGTGACAAACGGCACAATCGGAAGTTTTGGTGCCAGCTATTGTGCCCCTGTGCCGGAGGCTCTGGCCCGGGCTGTTTATGTGGATCACCTGGAACTGGGGCAAATCATCGATGAGTTTTCCGGCGCCCGGAACGTGCGCGACAATCAGGGGGCCTTTGGAATTTTTACGCTGAATTTTCTCAGTCGGGCAGATTCCTTCCGAACGGCGCTGATTGCCGCCCTGGCCCCCTTTTACAATGCACTCCCTTACACAAAACATCTACACTAA
- a CDS encoding MBL fold metallo-hydrolase, translated as MELQFMGAVRTVTGSQHLLHANGETLLVDCGLYQGHRKEAEKINRNLPFAADSIQNMILTHAHIDHSGNIPNLVKSGFENNIFTTFATRDLCAVMLRDSAHIQEKDVEYVNKKHKKKGLPPVEPIYTMDDARKSLEYFVAWGYNRPFLINSAIQARFVDAGHILGSAQVLVDVEENGKKRRILFSGDLGRKHLPILRDPVQVKEADYLVIESTYGGRYHDPIQDVKDKLAKVIMETIQRGGKIIVPAFSVGRTQELVYNLHLLIDERKIPDIPIYVDSPLSVNATEVFRLHPECYDEEMKEEFLQRHEDPFGFSRLRYIRDVEESKKLNDCQGSCMIISASGMCEAGRILHHLKNNIEDPRNTILIVGYMAENTLGRKIVEREKVVKIFGEEYELRSHVEVMNSFSAHADRRDLLNYVKQMDRNRLKHIFIVHGDSDQSEALMDGLRQIGFPNATIPVLGEKYHLDE; from the coding sequence ATGGAATTACAGTTTATGGGAGCGGTTCGTACGGTTACCGGTTCACAACACCTGCTTCATGCAAACGGAGAAACGCTTTTAGTGGATTGCGGGCTGTATCAGGGTCATCGGAAAGAAGCTGAAAAAATCAATCGAAATTTACCTTTTGCGGCGGATTCGATTCAAAATATGATTTTGACCCATGCTCACATCGACCACAGCGGAAACATTCCCAATCTTGTAAAATCCGGATTTGAAAATAATATTTTCACCACGTTTGCCACACGCGATCTGTGTGCGGTCATGCTGCGCGACTCTGCGCATATTCAGGAAAAAGATGTGGAATATGTGAATAAGAAACATAAAAAGAAGGGTCTGCCTCCGGTGGAGCCGATTTACACCATGGACGATGCCCGGAAATCGCTGGAATATTTCGTGGCCTGGGGGTACAATCGGCCGTTTCTCATTAATTCGGCCATTCAGGCCCGATTTGTGGATGCCGGCCATATTCTGGGTTCAGCGCAAGTGCTTGTCGATGTGGAAGAAAACGGAAAAAAGCGCCGCATCCTGTTTTCCGGTGATCTGGGCCGGAAGCATCTGCCCATTCTTCGGGATCCCGTTCAGGTGAAAGAAGCGGATTATCTGGTGATTGAGAGTACCTACGGCGGCCGGTATCACGATCCCATTCAGGACGTGAAGGATAAACTGGCCAAGGTCATCATGGAAACGATTCAACGCGGCGGGAAAATTATTGTGCCGGCCTTTTCTGTGGGGCGCACGCAGGAGCTGGTGTACAATCTGCATCTGTTAATCGATGAACGCAAGATTCCGGACATCCCCATTTATGTGGACAGCCCCCTGTCCGTGAATGCAACGGAGGTTTTTCGTCTGCACCCGGAGTGCTACGATGAAGAAATGAAGGAGGAATTTCTTCAGCGCCACGAAGATCCATTCGGATTCAGCCGCCTGCGGTACATTCGGGACGTGGAAGAATCAAAAAAGCTCAATGACTGCCAGGGCTCCTGCATGATTATTTCCGCTTCAGGAATGTGCGAAGCCGGAAGGATTTTACATCATCTAAAAAATAATATTGAGGACCCCCGGAACACGATTTTGATTGTCGGATATATGGCTGAAAATACGCTGGGCCGAAAGATTGTTGAGCGTGAAAAGGTGGTTAAAATCTTTGGTGAAGAGTATGAACTTCGGAGCCACGTGGAGGTGATGAACAGCTTCAGCGCTCATGCGGACCGGCGTGATTTACTGAACTACGTCAAGCAGATGGACAGAAATCGACTGAAGCATATTTTCATTGTCCATGGAGATTCGGACCAATCGGAGGCCTTGATGGACGGTCTGCGGCAAATCGG